The DNA sequence GAGAGAGAAGAGCTTTTGAAAATGCTTTATGAAAGAATGCAAAAATCGAATGTGGCCATGCTTTCTACAGCTCCCCAATTTGCTAGAGTTTCATTAGAAGCTTCCTGTCAAAGTGAAGCTTTAATTTTAAGCCATTTCTACTCAGCTAAATCAAGAGAGAAGATTAAAGGTTTGGCTGAGTTTATAGGTGGTTGTGGAGCAGGAAGATTTTATATAGCTATAAAACCTGATGGTACTATTCAACCGTGTGTTTTCCTTCCATTAGTACTTGGAAATATTAAAAATGATAATTTAGAAGAGTTATGGGTAACATCTAAAATTTTAAAGGATCTTAGAAATAAAGATATTTTAAAAGGTCATTGTGGGATATGCGAATATAGATATTATTGTGGTGGATGCAGAGCGAGAGCTTACGGTTACTTTAATGATTATTTAGCTCCTGATCCAGGTTGTATAAATAATAAAGCATTTTATACAATGTTAAAGAAAGGTATCGAATTGGCATCAGTTGTTTCACGTTAAAAGTTTTCTTTATACTACTACTTTGAATAATTAAGGTTTTGAATATAGGGGTGAAGATTATTGGTTGATATTATACTTACTGCTGATAGAACATTAATGAGTAATTATCATGGGAAAGAATTTCTTGGTTTTGCTACAAGTGCTCCACCAAATATTTTACCGAATTGGCTTTATAAATTTATGTTTTTCCCTCCAATAAAAAATAGAAAGGGTATCCCAATTGAAGCACCTTATGCGCTTAGAAAAATTGAAGCTAAACTTTTAGATGAAGGATTTAACGTACTTACAGTTGATCCAGATCACTTAAAAAAATATATTAAAAACGCTAAAGTTTTATGTGTTCACGTAATGGATCCTTTTGGTTTAGGACCTTCATCAACAACTTTCGCCAGAATTCTCCGTACAGGTGAGCCATATTTAGCAAAATATTTTAAAGAATTATTTATGAAAACTGAAGTTAAAAACGCTAAAAAACATGGTTTAAAAATAATTGTAGGAGGACCAGGAGTATGGCAATTTAAGTATAGAGTTGAAGAACAAAAAGAGTATGGAATAGACTGTATAGTTTATGGAGAAGCAGAACGCGTTATTGGTAATCTTATAAGAAAAGCTTTAAATGGTGAAGAATTACCGAATTATTTTGAAGTTTCTCTTCATGACCTACCTAGTTTAAATGAGATTTCGGAAATTAAAAATCCATCGATTAATGGTTTAATTGAAGTTGGACGAGGATGCCCTAGAGGATGCGATTTTTGTAGTGTAACTTTAAAACCTTTAAGGTGGTATCCACTTGAAAAAATAGAGAAAGAACTTCAAGTGAATGTTAGATGTGGGGTAACTTCAGCTATTCTTCATGCTGAAGATG is a window from the Candidatus Bathyarchaeota archaeon genome containing:
- a CDS encoding B12-binding domain-containing radical SAM protein encodes the protein MSNYHGKEFLGFATSAPPNILPNWLYKFMFFPPIKNRKGIPIEAPYALRKIEAKLLDEGFNVLTVDPDHLKKYIKNAKVLCVHVMDPFGLGPSSTTFARILRTGEPYLAKYFKELFMKTEVKNAKKHGLKIIVGGPGVWQFKYRVEEQKEYGIDCIVYGEAERVIGNLIRKALNGEELPNYFEVSLHDLPSLNEISEIKNPSINGLIEVGRGCPRGCDFCSVTLKPLRWYPLEKIEKELQVNVRCGVTSAILHAEDVLLYGSKSVIPNREKVLELHRLTKKYVKNFCWSHVSIAAIAADPKLFKEVSEIIIDENQKWWGAQIGIETGSPRLVKLTMPAKAKPFEPEEWPEIVKNAAGLMNDYGLIPACTLITGLPEENDDDVIKTIELVEDLSWFKSVIVPLFFVPMGKLKNKDWFKYEDLTELQKELMVKCLSHDLKYARDIMDWYVKGKWYSLIMKKLYDLFIWLIERKGKKERIFEYKKRDETMLYNEEAKVEVARAY